The DNA region GGAGTAATTGTTTTATTCATTTACCAAATTTATAAAAATAAATTTAAAGTTAGTTTTAAATTCTACCTTATTAGATGAATATTAAACAACAGTTTTGAATGATTTACGTAAAAAATTTGATTAATTAAACTTTACTTAAGAAAAACCCTTAATTAAAAATACAGGAAACAAATCATTGTTATTTATCTTTTTAAAAACATTTTCTTCATAAACAGCATTTACAAAACATAACCCCTTAGCTGGAGCAGATTCTTTAACATCATTTTTCTTTTTGTTAACCCATCTATCTGTAAAAATTTCTGGGGATATTTTTTTTTCTCCAACCAAAACTAGTTGACCAACAATTAAACGGACCATTCCATATAGAAAACCAGTAGCTTTAATATCAATTAAAATCAAATCTTCTACTCTTTTAATATCTATATTTTTTATTTTTGTAATAGAGTTTGTTCTATTACTTCCACTTTTCTGAAAAGCAAAAAAATCGTGTTCGCCTTTCATTGTCTTAGATGCATTAAACATTAAAACTTCATCTAATGATTTTTGATATCTATGCCATGACCAATTATTGATAAACAAATTAGGGAATTTACTGTTATTGATGACATAACGATAATGTCTATATGTTGCTGAATAGCATGCATGCCAACTATCTTTAACCTCAACTGATTCCAAGATCCTAATTGTTGAGGGTAAAAGACCATTTAAAACATCAGAATAACTATTCCCTGGTATTACAAAATCAATATCAAAGTGTACTACTTGCCCTGATGCATGAACCCCAGCATCAGTCCTTCCTGCCGCAAAAGTCTTTACTGTATGATTTGTAATCTTTAAGAGAGCTCTTTCTAGAATTTCTTGGACTGTAGTTGCATTTTTTTGTTTTTGCCAACCGGAATAGTGAGATCCATCATATTGGACTAGTAAAGCTACCCTTTTCAAAAGTTATTTTCTGTCAAAGGCCCCTATATTAACTTAACCAGCTTAAACAAGCTCGATTATGGCCATTTGAGCGTTATCACCTTTTCTAGATACTGTTCTGACTATGCGTGTATAACCACCTTTTCTATCTCCATATCTTTCCTTTGCTTTTTCAAATAGTGAATGAACTAATTTCTTATCATAGATATATCCAATAGCCCTTCTCCTGGAAGCCAAACTTCCCTCTTTGGCGAGTGAAATCATTCTTTCAGCTTCATTTCTTAAAGCTTTTGCCCTAGCTTTAGTTGTCGTTACTCTACCTTCTCTAATTAGTTGTGTAGTTAAACCTCTTAGAAGTGCTTTCCTCTGGTCAGCAGGTTTACTTAATAATGGAATTCTAAGTTGATGTCGCATAATCTTAAAAATTGTTAAACAGATGTTCTGCTTTGTGGAATAGAAATGCCGATGCGCTCTAGAGCCTCAATAACCTCATCTGCAGATTTAGAGCCAAAGTTTTTAATTTCAAGAAGATCTTCATAACTGAAGCCCATTAAATCCGAAACCGAGTTAACTTGAGCCCTTTTCAAACAATTATATGCTCTAACGGACAAGTTTAGTTCCTCAAGAGGAATTTGAGCTTCAGGAGATGGTTCAGGTTCTTCAGGAATTTCCTCAACCATTGTTACAGTAGCAAGAGGTTGAAAGAGTTCTATTAACTGATTTGCAGCTTCAGCAATAGCATCGTCAGGACTTGTTGAGCCATCTGTTACTACTTCCATCTTTAATCTTTCTCTTCCTGTTCCTCCTTCTGCTACAGCAGTTTCATCAATAGTAAAATTCACTCTCTTAACTGGCATAAATACAGCATCTATTTGAAGTAAATCAATAGCAGTTGTTTCTTCACTCTTACGGTCTACTGGTCTATATCCAGTACCTCTTTCAACATGGATTTCCAGCTCTAAGTTATGACCCTCTTGAATAGTTGCGATAGGTTTTTCACCATCAACAATTTCAACTTGAGAGGAGAATTGGATGTCATTCGCCTTCACCTCCATTGGACCGCTAGCTACTAACCTACCGATTTCGAGCTCTGGATTAGAACTATTTATTGATAGTTGCTTGCAATTCAGAAGAATATCTAAAACGTCTTCTCTTACTCCAGGTATAGTGGCATATTCATGATTAATTCCTGCTATTCTTACTGCAGTCACTGCACTCCCTTCTAGTCCTCCCATAAGGACTCTTCTAAGAGAATTACCCAAAGTTGTAGCTTGTCCCCTTTCTAGAGGGCCAATTAAAAAAGTTCCTGTTTGGGAGCGATCATCTGCTATTTGATGGTCGATTCTGTCAATCTGGTATTGCAACACGGAAAATAATGAGGTTAAGAATTTTTTTTTGGGGGGGGGTTGAGAATGGTTAAGATCTAAACGCGTCTTCGTTTAGGTCTTCTACATCCATTATGAGGTAATGGAGTAACATCTCTTATTAGAGTTATTTCTAATCCGGCCACTTGTAAAGCTCTTATGGCCGTTTCCCTACCTGCACCAGGTCCTCTAACAAGTACTTCTATTTGTCTCATACCTTGATCAAGTGCTCTTCTTGCTGCAGCTTCAGCAGCTGTTTGAGCAGCAAATGGCGTACCTTTCCTAGCACCTTTAAACCCACTAGCGCCTGCAGAAGACCAAGAAATTACATGACCAGAAGTGTCAGTGATTGAGACAATAGTATTATTAAATGTGCTTTGAATATGTACCACGCCATTAGGTACATTACGTTTAGATTTCTTTGAACCTGTTTTTTTTACTGTAGCTGCCATGATGTTTGAATTTAATACTTCAATTTGTTAATAGATTTAGTTAATTATTTTTTTCTTCCAGCAACTGTTTTCCTCGAACCCCGTCTAGTTCTTGCATTGGTTCTAGTTCTTTGACCTCTTACTGGAAGACTCATTCTATGTCTTCTTCCTCTTACACATCCTATATCTTGCAGACGTTTTAAAGCCATTCCCTCTTTTCTTCTCAAATCCCCTTCTAAAGTGAATTCTTCTGTAGCGCCTCTGAGCTTTTGAACATCAGAATCTGAAAGGTCTTTGACGCGAGTATCAGGGTTTACACCCGTATTAGCAAGAATTAGCTTTGATCTCGTTAAACCAATTCC from Prochlorococcus marinus XMU1410 includes:
- the truA gene encoding tRNA pseudouridine(38-40) synthase TruA; translation: MKRVALLVQYDGSHYSGWQKQKNATTVQEILERALLKITNHTVKTFAAGRTDAGVHASGQVVHFDIDFVIPGNSYSDVLNGLLPSTIRILESVEVKDSWHACYSATYRHYRYVINNSKFPNLFINNWSWHRYQKSLDEVLMFNASKTMKGEHDFFAFQKSGSNRTNSITKIKNIDIKRVEDLILIDIKATGFLYGMVRLIVGQLVLVGEKKISPEIFTDRWVNKKKNDVKESAPAKGLCFVNAVYEENVFKKINNNDLFPVFLIKGFS
- the rplQ gene encoding 50S ribosomal protein L17 encodes the protein MRHQLRIPLLSKPADQRKALLRGLTTQLIREGRVTTTKARAKALRNEAERMISLAKEGSLASRRRAIGYIYDKKLVHSLFEKAKERYGDRKGGYTRIVRTVSRKGDNAQMAIIELV
- a CDS encoding DNA-directed RNA polymerase subunit alpha codes for the protein MLQYQIDRIDHQIADDRSQTGTFLIGPLERGQATTLGNSLRRVLMGGLEGSAVTAVRIAGINHEYATIPGVREDVLDILLNCKQLSINSSNPELEIGRLVASGPMEVKANDIQFSSQVEIVDGEKPIATIQEGHNLELEIHVERGTGYRPVDRKSEETTAIDLLQIDAVFMPVKRVNFTIDETAVAEGGTGRERLKMEVVTDGSTSPDDAIAEAANQLIELFQPLATVTMVEEIPEEPEPSPEAQIPLEELNLSVRAYNCLKRAQVNSVSDLMGFSYEDLLEIKNFGSKSADEVIEALERIGISIPQSRTSV
- the rpsK gene encoding 30S ribosomal protein S11, coding for MAATVKKTGSKKSKRNVPNGVVHIQSTFNNTIVSITDTSGHVISWSSAGASGFKGARKGTPFAAQTAAEAAARRALDQGMRQIEVLVRGPGAGRETAIRALQVAGLEITLIRDVTPLPHNGCRRPKRRRV
- the rpsM gene encoding 30S ribosomal protein S13, which gives rise to MARIAGIDIPREKRVEIALTYVYGIGLTRSKLILANTGVNPDTRVKDLSDSDVQKLRGATEEFTLEGDLRRKEGMALKRLQDIGCVRGRRHRMSLPVRGQRTRTNARTRRGSRKTVAGRKK